The sequence below is a genomic window from Clostridium sp. BJN0001.
TACACATGATGCTCAGAAGCCAGAAGTACTTGAATTAAGATACTAATACATTTTGGGAGGAGGAATAAAAATGGCAAAAGTTCAATATTTAGGAACTGGAAGAAGAAAGAAATCAATAGCAAGAGTAATACTTGTACCTGGAAATGGTAAAGTAGTTGTAAATAAGAGAGACATAGAAACTTATTTTGGATTAGAAACTTTAAGAGTAATAGTTAATCAACCATTAGTATTAACTGCAACAAAGGATAAGTTTGATGTTTTAGTAAATGTTCACGGTGGTGGATTTACAGGTCAGGCAGGAGCAATCAGACACGGTATTGCAAGAGCATTAGTTAAATCTGATGAAGCTTTAAAATCTGATATAAAGAAAGCTGGTTTCTTAACAAGAGATCCAAGAATGAAGGAAAGAAAGAAGTACGGCTTAAAGAAAGCAAGAAAGGCTCCACAGTTCTCAAAGAGATAGTATTTGGAGTATGCGAAATCCTACAAACATTATGTTTGTGGGATTTTTTTTATTATATTATTATGTGTTACTTAAATGTTTATATAAATTTTGATTTGTGTTTAAAATAGTAAAAACTTGGATAAATAGATGTTGGCTTAAGTGGAAATATATTATACAATATATGTAAATTAATTTATATTTTATAAATGGGGAGATATATATGAAGAAAGTATCTTTTATAGATAAAGTTTTATTATTTTTGAATTTTAAGGATGTAGATGACGAGATAACACGTGAAGGTAACACAAAGAATAACTCTATAGTTACTTGGATATTTTGTTTTATTTTTATAGTGCCTTCAATAATATGGGTTGACATATGGGCAGACAATCATTTGAGATCTTTTAAGATAATAGTAGCTCTTATTATTTTATTTATTCTAATTGAATTAAATTATTATTTAGAGGTTTTAAAACATAAAAAAGATGATGATGAAAAATAATATAATAAAGCTTAAAACTAAATAAAGTTTAATTAGTAATATACTTCGGTTAGAATCTAATAATCGAAATGTCTTTATATGATTTAGTAGAGAAGATACAAAGACTAAAATTATTAATGCTATGAAATTGTGGATATTTTTGATATAATATTATGCAGATTATTTGCCTTGATATTATAATGGATAAGGTGTTAAGGAAAAGAAAGCAGTACCAATTGTTCGAATATTGTTATGGGAGGATTCTATTATATGAGAAAATTAGTCCAGAGGAATCCTGTAAAATTATAAGAAACTGTTTGGGATGTGGATGCAAAACAACATTTCATAACACAAACAGCTTTCGTGTAAATGCAAATGGAAATAAGATAGATGCATGGTTGATTTATCAATGTACAAAATGTAAACATAATCATGGGTCAAGGGATTGGAAAAGGCGGGTATTATTGTCGTGCCAGAGGAAAAACAAGAACATAAAATAAATATTGAAATAAAGGAATGGTTATTGTGAGGGAACAATTTGATATAAGAAAAAGTTACAGACATGATGAGGTTTTAAGAAAGAGCTTTAATGAGTTGGCAAATGATACATTTGGTATCAATTTTGAGGACTGGTATAAAAATGGATATTGGACAGATAAATATAATCCATATTCAATAGTGATCGATAATAAAATTGTGGCGAATGTTTCTGTAAATAAAATGGAGTTTATATCAGGCGGAAAAAGTGAAAAGTATTTGCAACTTGGTACAGTTATGACAGATAAAAAATATCGCAATAAGGGATTTATTAAAACAATCATGCATGAGATTGATAGGGATTATTATGATACTGTTGATGGAATTTATCTTTTTGCCAATGACAGTGTTTTGGAGTTTTATCCTAAGTTTGGATATAAAAAAAGTACAGAATATCAGTATTTCAAAGTAATATCTAATAAATTTAAGGAAGTCGGTATGGCGAGTGATAATAAGGCTCGACAAATTCAAATGAATAACAAAGAAGACTGGTTATTGTTAGAGAGAGCAATAGAAAACTCTGTAAACAACTGTACGTTTGAAATGAAAAATAATATTGAATTGATTATGTTTTATGTTACAAAATTTATGCGAAGCAATGTTTATTATGTTGAAGACGAAAGTGCCTATGTGATTGCAGAAGTTAATGAAGATAAACTGTTTTTACATAATATTTTTTCAGAAAAAGTAGTAGATGTGGATAGTGTTATTGAAGCATTCGGAGAAAATATTAAAAAAGTAATACTTGGGTTTACACCATTAAGTAATCAAGGATATCAAGTTGAGAAGCTATGCAAAGAAAATACAACATTATTCGTAAAAGGTAAAGGTTTTGATTCGTTTGAACAAAAGAGGTGTATATTTCCAACGTTATCTCATGCGTAGAACAGAAATAGAATAAAAATATCTGAATAAGAAACATCTTGAGATGTAATAAAACACCGTAGGTGTGAAACGTATGTGCAACAATGAATACTTGAAATCCTGTATTTTCGGGCTTTTTAAGCTCTAAAACGGTTAACAAAGAGATAGTATAAAGGTTAGATCAAATAACCTTTATACTATGTTTCTTATGTATCAATTTAACAATATTCTTTTAGTTTAACTTTTCAATTTTGAGTATAGCGTCTTTTATCATTTCTGCATTTACTTTATAAGGCCATTTTCTAACGTCTATTCCAGCTAAAGCTTTATCTATTACTGCATCAACATCATCTATAGAGGCATTAATATCACCTAATTTAGTTGGAAATTTCATTTGTTTTGAAAATTTAAATATTTTATCTCTTTCTTTAATATTATTATCAACAGTTAGTAGGATTAGAACACCATAAGCTACTATTTCACCGTGTAAATGATGATGTTCTTCAACAGATTTGCATATTGTAAAGCCATTGTAACATGCATGAGCAAGTCCTGTATTTAAATCAATACCAACGAGGTTAGAAACAAATCCAGTTGAAATAATAATTCCTAATATAACTTCAATAAGTTCACTGCTTGATTTATTATTATCACAGTCATTTAAAGCTTTAACACCATATTTAACAAGTGGTGATGCACAAAGACTGCTTATTTGAAAGCCCATAGATGCAGCATGAGAAAGCTCGTCACCTCTTGCACTTGTTGTACATTCATAATATTTTGCCATAGTATCTCCAATACCAGCCCAAAGGTATTCTCTTGGAGCTTCTGCAATTATCTGACTGTTAATAAAAATCCATCTTGCTGGCTTTTCCTGAAAAGAATATTCTCTTAATGAACCATCGGGATTATAAATTATACCAAGGCTTGTACAGCTTGCACATGTAGAGGCTATTGTTGGAAAAGTGAAGAAAGGACGATTACTTTCTTGAGCTAAGACTTTACATGTATCCATAGCTTTTCCACCGCCACATGCAAAGATCATATCTGCTTCTTGAACTTCTTTTTTCTGATTAAGCATAGAGATATTTTCTCTGCTGGCTTCACCACCATACCAAAATTCTCCTAATATTTGAATGTCACTTCCTTTTATAGCTTCTCTTATTTTATGGGCTGCAGCAGCAAGAGCATGTTTTCCACCTATTATTACTGCTTTTTTTCCATAGATTGAGCATACCTCTGGTATATCTTTATAAGCTTCTATCCCTATTGAGTAGTTAGGGAAAAAATGTCTTTCGTTATTCATATATTATTCCTCCATTGTTAATTTTTTATTATCCAAATTCTAATTACTGAATTATAGCACTAGATATAAAAAACTTCAAATTATGAATGATATTTTAATTAAAAGATAAAATAATTAAGATTATATTGATAAAAAGCTATGATTTATAAAAAATAAATATAAATTTAATATTTTACAATAAATGTAATTAGAGGTTCATATAATTAATATATATTTCTATTAATTGGAGCGAAGTTATATGACTCAGATTAAATCAAAAATTATAGAAAGAAAAAATGGTTCTATCAAAATGAAGAAACCGCAGTGGATAGTAGTGCATGACACAGGTAGCAAATGGGTTGATGCTGATGGCGAATATCAAAATTGTTTATTAAAGAAAGATGACTATGTTGAAGATTATATAGTAGACAGCACAAAGATAATAAAAGTAACTGATAATTGTTATGAAGATAATGAAAGTTTTATGGACAATTATGAAAAACCAGATAAAACTTTATATAACAGCATATCAATAAAAATGTGTATAGAAAAAGGTAAAAGACCGACAGATTCTACTTTTCAAAATACTATTTATCTAATAAGATATTTAGCTGAAAAATATAAAATTGGATATGACAGGGTTATAAGGCATTATGACTGCACATATAAATGCTGCCCCAAAAGTATGTCACATGATGGATGGACTTCATGGTGGACTTTTTTAGAAAAGATTAAAAATGGAAGGCAGCTTATAGGATGGCACAATATAAACAAGTATTATTGGTGGTATTCAATAGATAAATACGGAAATTATTATAAAGATTCATGGCAGAATATAAAGGGAAAATGGTATCTATTTAATAAAAAAGGATTTGCACAATCTGGATGGCATAAGTCTTGGGGAAATTGGTATTATTTTAATAAAAATAGGGATGAACATTTTGGAGAAATGATGACAGGATGGCTTAAATACAATGATAAGTGTTATTATCTTGAAGAAAGAGACGGATATAATATGGGAGCATGCTATTACAATTGTACTGCTGTTATTGATGACCTTGGATATACTTTTGATGAAAATGGGTACATGCTTGAATGATATAAAAATGTCCTAATTGCAGATATAAAGTGCAATGGGACGTTTTTTATTTAGTGAATATTTTTTTAATAGGTATGAGTTTTACATAAGAGTTATAATAATGTAATATAATGATATACTAAGCTCTATTTATTAAAGAGAACAAGGCAAATTCAAAAGCTTATAGTATAAAAGGAGTAGAATATGATAGCACTTATTGTAGCTTATTCAAAGAATAATGTTATAGGAAATAAAGGCAGAATCCCATGGAAAATAGAAGGTGAGCAGAAGAGATTTAAAGAACTTACTTATGGGAATGTGGTTATTATGGGAAGAAGAACTTTTGAGGAAATAGGACATCCTTTAGAGGGAAGAAAGACAATAGTTATTTCAAAAACAAAAAGGTTTGAAGATGATAATTTAATTACTGTATCTTCATTAGAGGAAGCATTTGAGAAATCAGATGGAAAAGATATTTTTATATCAGGAGGAGAAAAACTATATAAAGAGACAGTAAATATTGCAGATAAATTATATATAACTAAGATAGATAAAGAGTTTGAAGGAGATACATTTTTCCCTGAGTTTGATAAGACAGAATTTGAAGAGGAGATAGTTAAAACTGCTTATTATGAGACACCATACACATATATGACTTTTACGAGAAATGCACTTAGGCTGCGTCCTCATCATGGAATGTGTTTATGTTTTTTTGAAGGAAAAGGATATTCAAAAGAGCATATAAAAAATATGTATGACATTTGTGAAAGACTTGATAAAAATATAGATATAAAACTTACTAGAAACTGCGATATGATATGTAGAATGTGTCCTAATAATTTAGATGGAGTATGCAAAACGGATGATAAGGTTAATGAGCTTGATAAAAAAGTGCTTAAAATGACTAATCTTTCATTTGGAGAAAAAATTAAGTACAAAGATTTCCACAATTCAGTTATGAAAAATATCATTTCCTGTGGAAAACTTAAATCTATCTGTGAATTATGTGAATGGTATTATATATGCAGCAAAAAATAAAGAATTTGGAGGATATTTATACTTATGAAAATAGTAGTTGCATCAGACTCATTTAAAGGCTCATTATCTTCAGAAAAAATAATAGAGATTGTGAAAAAAAGTGCAAAGAAAGTATTTAAAGATGCTCATGTAGATGGAGTATTCACTGCTGATGGTGGAGAAGGAACAATGGATGCCGTTTTAAGTGAGATGAGTGGAGAGAAAAAATATCTTACTGTAAAAGGACCACTTTTTGAAGATGTTTTATCATGTTATGCTTTAATAAATAAGAAAACTGCATTAATTGAGATGGCAAAAGCTTCAGGTCTTACTATGGTAAAAGAAGATAAAAGAAATCCTTACTATACATCTTCTTTTGGAACAGGAATGCTTATTAAAGACGCTTTATCTTTAGGAATAAAGGACATAATAATAGGAATTGGCGGGAGTGCTACAAATGATGGTGGAATTGGTGCTATGACTGCACTTGGAATTAAGTTCTTAGATAAAGATAAAAATATTCTTAAAGGTTATGGAAAAGATTTAAAAGATATTTGTGATATTGATTTAACAAATATTGATAAAAGAATTTTAGATGCACATTTTACCGTTATGTCTGACGTAAAAAATCCTCTTCTTGGAGAAAATGGGGCAACATATACATTTGGAACGCAAAAAGGTGCAGATTCTAATATCCTTAAAAATCTTGAAGAGGGAATGAAAAATTATTCCGATGTAGTTTTAAAAAAGACAGGAAAAGATTTTAAAGATAAAGAAGGAGCAGGAGCAGCAGGTGGGCTTGGATATGCACTTATGACATTTTTAAATGCAGATTTAAAATCTGGAATTGAAACAGTGCTTGATATAGTTGATTTTGATGAAAAAATTAAAGATGCTGACTTAGTTATTACTGGAGAAGGAAGAATGGATTCGCAGTCTGCACATGGAAAAGTAGCTTCTGGTGTAGGTTTAAGATGCAGAAAATACAATGTGGTTTGTGCTGCAATTGTAGGTTCACTTCTTCCTGGATACGAGTCTATTTATGATTGTGGAATTAATACTGTTATGACTACAGTAAATGGAGTAATGGGACTTAATGAAGCAATAGATAATGCACAAGAGCTTTATTATGATGCATCATGTAGATTATTAAATGCATTAAAATGTGGAATGGAGATGAAAAATAGATGAAAAAATCGATTCTTTTATTTATAAGTGTGTACCCAATGCTCCCTATAATGTATATTGCTTTAAGGTCGCTTTTAAAAGTTCACAATAATATAATTTTAGGAGTTACTATTCCATATAATCATATAGAAAACATGAAAGTAAAAGAAAATATGAATCTTTATAAAAAAGATTTAAAAAAAGCTTTCTTTTTTCTTTCACCGATACCTATAATACCTATCTTTATAAAATATTATTCAATTGGAATCACATTAGATATTATATGGATTATTTTAGCGGTAGCTATAATGATGCTTATCTATATAAAATATAATAGAATTCTTCATAAAATGAAGAAAGAAAACGAATGGAATAATTCTTATGATGTATTACTAGGCGATGAATATGCAAATGAAATACAAGATAAAGATGTAATAAAAAAGAAACTTGATGATGATGAAAACTGGATCTATGGTATGATTTATTATAATAAAAATGATAAGCATATTATGGTAAGTTCAAGAAGCGGACATGGAAATTATGCTTTTAATATGGCATCACCTGTTGGAAAAGTAATTGCTTTAATTTTAGTAGTAATTATTTTATCACTTCCTGCTGTATGTGTTATGGCAATTAGAGAAGAGTTTACGCCTATAACAATTTCATTTTCAGATGAAAGCTTTAACGTGCATCATATAGGCACTAAATATGAAATTGATGCTTACGATATAAAATCTATAAAACTTATAGAGTCTCTTCCAGAACATTCGAAAAATTCAGGAACGAATATGGTTAATCTTGAAAAAGGTTCATTTGAGGTAAAAGGATATGGAAAGTGCACACTGTGCTTAAATCCTGTTAATAACAAATTTATTTTCATTGAAACTGTGGATAAAAAATATATTTTCAGCGGAAAAGATGATGATGAAACAGAAGCTGATTTTGAAGAGATTTTACCTGAAATCGTTGACAAAAAGTAAAAAGTATTGTATTATAAAAATATGATTTTTGGATTGTTAGAGCACGTAGCTTGCTTCACAAAACCTATTCATAGATATATTTACTATATCTGTGAGTGGGTTTTATTTTTTCTAAAGGGGGATTATTTACGTGATAATACAAAAAATATTGAATAATAATGTTGTTATAACACTTGATGAAAAGCAGAGTGAGATAATAGTTATGGGAAAAGGTCTTGCTTATAATAAAAGAAAAGGTGATGAAATTGATGAATCAAAAATAACAAAAAGATTTGTCTTAGATTCACTTCCATATCATGAACGTTTAGTTGATGCCTTTAGTAGTATTTCAGGAATTTGCGTAGAAATTTGCGATGATATTGTAAGATATGCAGAACAGAGATTATCACAGAAATTAGATGATTCAATATATATTTCTCTTTTAGATCATATAAGTACAAGCATAGAACGATATAAAGATGGGATTGTATTAAAAAACAAACTTTTGTGGGAAATAAAGAATTTCTATAAAAATGAGTATGATATTGGACTTTTTGGTTTATCTGTAATTAAGGAAAAATGTGCAGTAAGTATGCAGGAAGATGAGGCTGGTTTTATTGCTCTTCATATAGTAAGTTCAGAAATAAGCAATGATATTCAGAACATATATGAGATAACAGGCTTTATACAGAGTATTTTACATATTGTCAAATACTATTTTAAGTTTGATTTTGATACAGCTTCATTAAATTATAATAGATTTATAACTCATCTTAAATTTTTTGGACATAGAGTATTTTCTAAAAAAGTAAATGAAAAGGAACAGATAAAGAATAATATTTTAGATATCATAAAAGAAAAATATACAAATCCATATTTATGTGCATTAAAAATAAAACAATTTATAGAAGAAAAATATAATTATTATCTTGATGATGATGAAATTTTATATTTGACAATTCATATTGCAAATCTTTTAACAAAAGATATGAATAAATCTGATAATACATAAACCAAAAAGACAACTGGTTTAGTTTTATAAATTAAATATATAAAAAAGGATGATGCTTTAAAATATAAGAATATCTCATGTTTGGTAGTTACATTAAGTTGGCTAAACTTTCATTTTATAAATATGAAATGGAGGTAATTCGAAATGAATTATGAAAAAATGGCAAAGGAAATTTTAAAGGCAGTAGGCGGAGAAAAAAATATAAATTCTGTAGTTCACTGTTCTACAAGATTAAGATTCACATTGAATTCAGAATCAAAAGCTGATGACAATAAAGTAAAATCAATTAAAGGCGTATTATCGCTTGTAAAAAAAGGTGGACAGTATCAGCTTGTAATTGGAAGTGATGTAGATAAGGTATACAAAGAACTTGCAAATATAACTAATATTGATATGGCAAAAAGTTCAAAAGGGAATGAAAATAAAGAAAAACAAGGAATTGTGAATAGAGTTTTAGCAGTTATTACAGGTTCAATAGCACCTATGATTCCTATACTTGCAGGAGCAGGAATGGGAAAAGTACTTCTTTTAGTACTCAACCTTATTGGAATTTTAGATAAATCTTCACAGACATATATTATGCTTAAACTTATTTTTGATAGTGGATTCTATTTTATGCCTGTATTTGTAGCTTTTTCTGCAGCGAAAATATTTGGATGTAATAGATACCTTGCTGCATTTATATCTCTTTCAATGCTTCATCCAGATTGGACAAAATTAGTTTCTGCTGGGAATGCGGTGTATTTTTTTGGAATAAGTATACCACTTGTAAAATATTCTTCACAGCTTGTTACTGCTCTTTTGCTTGTATGGGTTATGTCTTATATAGAAAAATATGTTTATAAGTATGTTCCTGATATGATAAAGGTATTTATGGCTCCATTGTTAGTTATGCTTATTACTGCACCTTTAGGATTTATGTTAATAGGTCCTGTAGGAAATTATATAGCACAAGTTGTTGCAAATATGGTTTTATTTATACAGCAGCATTTTGGCATCGTTGCAATTCCTATTTTAGCAGCTATATATCCATGGCTTGTATCTATAGGAATGCATAAAGCATTAAGTCCTATATGTGTTATGCTTATAGAACAAAATGGTTACGATCCAGTTACACGTGTTATTGCATTATGCTCTAATATGTCACAGGCAGCAGCTTCACTTGCTGTATCTATAAGAACAAAGAATAAAGAATTTAGACAGATCGCTTTTTCATCAAGTATAACTGCGTTTTTAGGTGGAATTACTGAACCTGCAATGTATGGTGTAACTTTAAAGCTTAAAAAACCTATGTATGCATGTATGATAGGTGGAGCTTTTGGAGGCCTTTTTGCAGGAATAGTACAGTTAAAAGCTTATGTATATGTAACACCAGGTCTTTTAAGTCTTCCAATGTGGGTAAGTGAGGGAAGCAAGGATATTATTTATGCATTAATTACATTAACTATATCGGCAGTAGTAACATTTATAGCAACATTAATAATAGGTTTTGATGATCCTATTTCTGATGACGAAACAGAAGATATAAAGTTAGAAAAATCTGATAATGAAGAAAAACAAATCAAAGAAAATGAAGAAGGACATGTTTTGTATGCACCAGTTGAAGGAAAGACAATTCCATTAAGTGAAGTAAATGATTCTACTTTTTCAAGTGGAATAATGGGAAAAGGAATAGCTGTAATGCCATCATTAGGGAAGGTTTATGCACCTGGAGATGGGGTGGTTGAAGCTTGCTTTAAAACAGGACATGCAATTGCAGTTTCGGTTGAAGGAGTAGAAGTTTTAATACATGTAGGTATTGATACTGTATCTTTAGAAGGAAAGTATTTTAAAAGTTTAGTATCTCAAGGCCAGAAAGTAAAAAAAGGAGATCCTCTTTTAGAATTTGATTTAGATAAGATAAAGAAGGCGGGATATGATGTTACAACAATGATAATTGTTACAAATAGTTCTAATTACGCAGATGTTAAAATAGAAGATAAAGATAATATAAAAAAAGATAATGTGATATTTACAGTAAGATAAGGAGGCTTTAAAGTGATTTATGCAGATTTACATGTTCATACTAATCATAGTGATGGTATATGTGAAATATCAGATGTACTTAAAAGAGCAAAAAATAATGGAATAAAAGCAATAGCAATTACTGATCATGATACAGTGGATCAGTTTGATGATGTTAAGAAAATAGCAGACAAATTAGGAATTGAAGCTGTAAAAGGCGTAGAGATGAGCTGTTATGATTTTGATACTTATAAAAAGGTTCATGTTGTTGGGTTATGGCTTAACAAAGATACAAATAATATAAAAAAGCTTTGTGATAAAACTCTTTCGTGCAGAAATGAATATCATAAGCAGCTTATACAAAAGCTGAAAGAAAAAGGTTACGATATTACATATAACGATGCTAAGAAATTTTCAAAGTACAGTATAGTATTTAAGATGAATATTTTTCAAGCATTAAAAGAAAAATATCCATCTGAAATGACAAAAGAAAGATATCGTGAACTTTTTGCATCAAAGACAAGCAGAGAAACTGATTTAAAAATGGGATACATTGATGTAAAAGATGGAATAAATGCAATAAGAAAAGATGGGGGAGTTTCGATAATTGCTCATCCATGTGAATATGATAATTATAATGAAATAGAGAAATACATATCATATGGTCTTCAAGGAATTGAAATAAACCATTCAAAGATGAAAGAAATAGATTTTAAGAAAACATTAGATTTTGCAGACAGATTTAATCTTTTAAGAAGTGGTGGAAGTGATTTTCATGATCCTACAATAATTCAGTTTGGAAAATTTGGGCTTACAGAAGATCAGTACAATAATCTAAAAGAAAAAGTTATAAAATATAAAGCTCTCAACTAAAACTCTTAATATATAAAAAACTGTCATAATAGAAACTAATATTATGGCAGTTTTTCTATATAGAAAATAATTTAAGAAAATAGTATAATAAAAAGATATATTAATAATGTAAATTTATAAGAAATTGGGGCTATAAAAATGGATAAACTAGCAATACTTGGACCAAAAGGGACGTTCAGCGATTGTGCAGCGAAGGAGTTTTTAAAAGAATGTAATCTTAAGATGAAAAAGATATATTTTTCAAGTATAGATGATGCATTTCATTCAGTAGGAAACGAATGTGAGTATGGAATAATACCTATTGAGAATACTCTAGATGGATTTGTACAAAGAACACTTGATCTGCTTCTTGAAATGGATGTTACAATACTTACAGAAATAAAAATACCAATTAAGTTTTCACTTATGGCTAATGTGAATAAAATAAGTGAGCTTAAAAAGTTATACGTTCAGTTTAAATCAAGTGGACAGTGCAGAAAGTTTACTGATACTTTAAACGGCGTAAGCATTATAACAACAGAGAGCAATATGGAATCATATTATAAGCTTAAAGCAGGGATTGAAGGAGATGGGGCGATAGTTCCTGCACATATTTGTGATTCTGAAATATCATATGTGGATAAAAATGTTACAGATGCAGATGAAAACTATACACGATTTATAATTATAAAAGCTAATAAAGAGTTTAAATGGAGAGAATATGAAGACAAATCAAATATAAAAATTCCTCTTTATATTTTACCAAAGAGTGATAAGCCTGGTATGCTTTTTGAGATATTAAAAGGATTTAGCGATAATCAGATAAATCTTGTCTCAATAATGTCAAGACCTACTAAAAAGCAGATGGGTACATATAATTTTTATATAGAAATTGATACATCTTCAACAAAGTTTGAAAAAATAAAAGCTACAGTAATGGAGCTTAATAAAAAATATAAAATAAAAATTCTTGGAAACTATCAAGTAAAAAATGTTTTATAAGGTAATATATAATTCTAGAAAAATTTTATACTTAAAAGAAGGAAGGATAAAAAAAGTATGAATTATGAAGAAGTTTTAAAAAATGCATCAACATGTATGGGAGATTACTGCAAAGCATGTCCAGAGTGCAATGGAAGAGCCTGCAAAAATCATATGCCAGGTCCTGGTTCAAGAGGAGCAAAAACTACCATAGCTATGAGAAATTA
It includes:
- a CDS encoding glycerate kinase, with amino-acid sequence MKIVVASDSFKGSLSSEKIIEIVKKSAKKVFKDAHVDGVFTADGGEGTMDAVLSEMSGEKKYLTVKGPLFEDVLSCYALINKKTALIEMAKASGLTMVKEDKRNPYYTSSFGTGMLIKDALSLGIKDIIIGIGGSATNDGGIGAMTALGIKFLDKDKNILKGYGKDLKDICDIDLTNIDKRILDAHFTVMSDVKNPLLGENGATYTFGTQKGADSNILKNLEEGMKNYSDVVLKKTGKDFKDKEGAGAAGGLGYALMTFLNADLKSGIETVLDIVDFDEKIKDADLVITGEGRMDSQSAHGKVASGVGLRCRKYNVVCAAIVGSLLPGYESIYDCGINTVMTTVNGVMGLNEAIDNAQELYYDASCRLLNALKCGMEMKNR
- the rpsI gene encoding 30S ribosomal protein S9; amino-acid sequence: MAKVQYLGTGRRKKSIARVILVPGNGKVVVNKRDIETYFGLETLRVIVNQPLVLTATKDKFDVLVNVHGGGFTGQAGAIRHGIARALVKSDEALKSDIKKAGFLTRDPRMKERKKYGLKKARKAPQFSKR
- a CDS encoding N-acetylmuramoyl-L-alanine amidase translates to MTQIKSKIIERKNGSIKMKKPQWIVVHDTGSKWVDADGEYQNCLLKKDDYVEDYIVDSTKIIKVTDNCYEDNESFMDNYEKPDKTLYNSISIKMCIEKGKRPTDSTFQNTIYLIRYLAEKYKIGYDRVIRHYDCTYKCCPKSMSHDGWTSWWTFLEKIKNGRQLIGWHNINKYYWWYSIDKYGNYYKDSWQNIKGKWYLFNKKGFAQSGWHKSWGNWYYFNKNRDEHFGEMMTGWLKYNDKCYYLEERDGYNMGACYYNCTAVIDDLGYTFDENGYMLE
- a CDS encoding DUF1284 domain-containing protein; translation: MYDICERLDKNIDIKLTRNCDMICRMCPNNLDGVCKTDDKVNELDKKVLKMTNLSFGEKIKYKDFHNSVMKNIISCGKLKSICELCEWYYICSKK
- a CDS encoding PRD domain-containing protein → MIIQKILNNNVVITLDEKQSEIIVMGKGLAYNKRKGDEIDESKITKRFVLDSLPYHERLVDAFSSISGICVEICDDIVRYAEQRLSQKLDDSIYISLLDHISTSIERYKDGIVLKNKLLWEIKNFYKNEYDIGLFGLSVIKEKCAVSMQEDEAGFIALHIVSSEISNDIQNIYEITGFIQSILHIVKYYFKFDFDTASLNYNRFITHLKFFGHRVFSKKVNEKEQIKNNILDIIKEKYTNPYLCALKIKQFIEEKYNYYLDDDEILYLTIHIANLLTKDMNKSDNT
- a CDS encoding GNAT family N-acetyltransferase, which codes for MREQFDIRKSYRHDEVLRKSFNELANDTFGINFEDWYKNGYWTDKYNPYSIVIDNKIVANVSVNKMEFISGGKSEKYLQLGTVMTDKKYRNKGFIKTIMHEIDRDYYDTVDGIYLFANDSVLEFYPKFGYKKSTEYQYFKVISNKFKEVGMASDNKARQIQMNNKEDWLLLERAIENSVNNCTFEMKNNIELIMFYVTKFMRSNVYYVEDESAYVIAEVNEDKLFLHNIFSEKVVDVDSVIEAFGENIKKVILGFTPLSNQGYQVEKLCKENTTLFVKGKGFDSFEQKRCIFPTLSHA
- a CDS encoding iron-containing alcohol dehydrogenase family protein, yielding MNNERHFFPNYSIGIEAYKDIPEVCSIYGKKAVIIGGKHALAAAAHKIREAIKGSDIQILGEFWYGGEASRENISMLNQKKEVQEADMIFACGGGKAMDTCKVLAQESNRPFFTFPTIASTCASCTSLGIIYNPDGSLREYSFQEKPARWIFINSQIIAEAPREYLWAGIGDTMAKYYECTTSARGDELSHAASMGFQISSLCASPLVKYGVKALNDCDNNKSSSELIEVILGIIISTGFVSNLVGIDLNTGLAHACYNGFTICKSVEEHHHLHGEIVAYGVLILLTVDNNIKERDKIFKFSKQMKFPTKLGDINASIDDVDAVIDKALAGIDVRKWPYKVNAEMIKDAILKIEKLN
- a CDS encoding PH domain-containing protein, which gives rise to MKKSILLFISVYPMLPIMYIALRSLLKVHNNIILGVTIPYNHIENMKVKENMNLYKKDLKKAFFFLSPIPIIPIFIKYYSIGITLDIIWIILAVAIMMLIYIKYNRILHKMKKENEWNNSYDVLLGDEYANEIQDKDVIKKKLDDDENWIYGMIYYNKNDKHIMVSSRSGHGNYAFNMASPVGKVIALILVVIILSLPAVCVMAIREEFTPITISFSDESFNVHHIGTKYEIDAYDIKSIKLIESLPEHSKNSGTNMVNLEKGSFEVKGYGKCTLCLNPVNNKFIFIETVDKKYIFSGKDDDETEADFEEILPEIVDKK